Proteins encoded by one window of Xanthomonas sp. DAR 80977:
- a CDS encoding OmpA family protein has product MRKPVLLALSLAFLVSAQSALAAGDAGNFGTPIKSGVSVSFPDSSATFQPTPEALELLADARNAAIIYISGRTSTLRPSAADEALALRRALSARSYLVARGVSPLKIMVNFASAADFVADNSTAEGRRENQRVDIEVVYIPTY; this is encoded by the coding sequence ATGCGAAAACCCGTTCTTCTGGCCCTCTCTCTGGCGTTCCTGGTCAGCGCGCAAAGCGCACTGGCCGCCGGCGACGCCGGCAACTTCGGCACGCCGATCAAGTCCGGCGTATCGGTGTCCTTCCCCGACAGCAGCGCGACATTCCAGCCGACGCCAGAGGCCCTGGAGCTGCTGGCCGACGCTAGGAATGCGGCGATCATCTACATCAGCGGGCGCACCAGCACACTACGGCCCAGCGCGGCCGATGAGGCCCTTGCACTACGCCGTGCGCTCTCGGCCAGGTCGTACTTGGTGGCGCGCGGCGTCTCGCCGCTCAAGATCATGGTGAACTTCGCATCGGCCGCCGATTTCGTGGCAGACAACTCGACGGCCGAGGGCCGGCGCGAGAACCAGCGCGTGGACATTGAGGTGGTCTACATCCCCACCTACTGA
- a CDS encoding SAM-dependent methyltransferase, whose protein sequence is MRYPGGKGGAGVYQTIINNIPPHDTYIETHLGGGNILERKRPAARSVGIDVDPEVIEVWQQLDVPGLELHHGDAVAWLESHQFTGSEFVYADPPYVMDSRRGGKLYRHEYDDKGAVSVKVRGEAPIVYLTGQTFYQPKSAPDTQVVNASKTDAAKVISFRLSNSK, encoded by the coding sequence ATGAGATACCCCGGCGGCAAGGGCGGTGCCGGCGTCTACCAGACGATCATCAACAACATCCCGCCTCACGACACGTACATCGAAACGCACCTGGGCGGCGGCAACATCCTGGAGCGCAAGCGGCCCGCTGCCCGCAGCGTCGGCATCGACGTTGATCCCGAGGTGATCGAGGTCTGGCAGCAGCTCGACGTGCCCGGCCTGGAGCTGCACCACGGCGACGCCGTGGCCTGGCTGGAGTCCCACCAGTTCACCGGCTCCGAGTTCGTCTACGCCGATCCGCCCTACGTGATGGACAGCCGGCGCGGCGGCAAGCTATACCGCCACGAATACGACGACAAGGGTGCGGTCAGCGTCAAAGTGCGCGGTGAAGCGCCGATCGTCTATCTGACGGGTCAAACGTTCTATCAGCCCAAGAGCGCACCCGACACGCAGGTCGTCAACGCTTCCAAGACGGACGCTGCCAAGGTGATCAGCTTCCGCCTGAGCAACAGCAAGTGA
- a CDS encoding transglycosylase SLT domain-containing protein, which yields MPFFADLPPQLQERVVCSISAAVKYEVPVNIVLAVAEKEGGKPGQWVRNSNGTHDVGPMQFNTAYLGDLARYGITANDVAAAGCYSFDLAAWRLRMHIRNDKGDLWTKAANYHSRTPQYNAVYRADLMRKASKWADWLEARFVTLDVTKAGATPSTPSQPATVAQRATPAARPAPAPQQAAPAAAAARSVSVAGYVPRTVSFNTSREGSAE from the coding sequence ATGCCGTTCTTCGCCGATCTGCCGCCGCAGCTCCAGGAGCGCGTCGTCTGCTCGATCTCGGCCGCCGTCAAGTACGAGGTGCCGGTCAACATCGTGTTGGCCGTCGCCGAGAAAGAGGGCGGCAAGCCGGGCCAGTGGGTGCGCAACTCGAATGGCACGCATGACGTTGGCCCGATGCAGTTCAACACCGCGTACCTGGGCGACCTGGCCCGATACGGCATCACGGCGAACGATGTGGCGGCTGCCGGCTGCTACTCGTTCGACCTGGCCGCCTGGCGGCTGCGGATGCACATCCGCAACGACAAGGGCGACCTCTGGACGAAGGCGGCGAACTACCACTCGCGCACGCCGCAGTACAACGCGGTGTACCGGGCCGACTTGATGCGCAAGGCGTCGAAGTGGGCCGATTGGCTCGAAGCTCGGTTCGTCACGCTTGACGTGACGAAGGCCGGGGCCACGCCCTCGACGCCCAGCCAGCCCGCGACGGTGGCCCAGCGGGCGACGCCGGCGGCCAGGCCGGCACCAGCACCCCAGCAGGCCGCCCCAGCGGCCGCAGCAGCTCGCAGCGTGTCGGTGGCCGGCTACGTGCCCCGCACGGTGTCTTTCAACACTTCACGCGAGGGGTCGGCCGAGTAG
- a CDS encoding TraX family protein produces the protein MKALRIPDGTVEALKWLALVLMTGDHVNKYLFNATLPVLFEAGRVALPLFVFVLAYNLARPGTLERGVYGRTMSRLAMFGALASVPFVALGGLYAGWWPLNVMFTLLVVTATAYLVERGGKLHLAAAGVVFLVGGSSVEYWWPAVAFGLAVWSYTRRPSWAAAAVAVLACAALWFVNRNLWALAALPVLFLASRVDVRVPRLRWAFYAYYPLHLASLWLIRIPMSKAGYLFF, from the coding sequence ATGAAGGCCCTGCGGATTCCTGATGGAACCGTCGAAGCGTTGAAGTGGCTCGCACTGGTTCTCATGACCGGCGATCACGTCAACAAGTACCTGTTCAACGCGACGCTGCCGGTGCTGTTCGAGGCCGGCCGCGTGGCGCTCCCCCTTTTCGTGTTCGTCCTGGCCTACAACCTGGCCCGGCCGGGCACGCTCGAACGCGGCGTGTACGGCCGCACCATGTCGCGCCTGGCGATGTTCGGCGCGCTGGCCTCCGTGCCCTTCGTGGCCCTCGGCGGCCTGTACGCCGGTTGGTGGCCGCTCAACGTGATGTTCACGCTGCTGGTCGTCACGGCCACGGCTTACCTGGTCGAACGTGGCGGCAAGCTGCACCTGGCGGCCGCCGGCGTGGTGTTCCTGGTCGGCGGCAGCTCGGTCGAATATTGGTGGCCGGCCGTGGCTTTCGGCCTGGCGGTGTGGTCGTACACGCGCCGGCCGAGCTGGGCCGCCGCGGCGGTCGCGGTGCTGGCCTGCGCGGCCCTGTGGTTCGTCAATCGCAACCTGTGGGCCTTGGCAGCCCTGCCGGTGCTCTTCCTGGCCTCGCGGGTGGATGTGCGCGTGCCGCGCCTGCGCTGGGCCTTCTACGCCTATTACCCGCTGCACCTGGCCTCGCTCTGGTTGATCCGCATCCCCATGAGCAAGGCCGGCTACCTGTTCTTCTGA